The genomic stretch GCAATAATTGTTATCGGCTTAATATTTGTAGTATTCTTCACTATATTCAGCCTTGTGTTGAATTTTAAATCTGGAATTTTGATCTGTTTTGCATTTTGAGCTGTTTTTTTATCTCTATCCAATTGCATTATGTTGGAACATTAtagttttgtattttgtttggttaTAGGGGATAAAAAGGTTTAAACTTTAAAGCTTGAATGTTATACCATAATCTAATAATGTAAACCAATAATTAGCTCAGTTCACTGGATACTGTGAAAGGCAAGCAAGCGggattattattttctttgatGGCATAGGTAGAGAACTAGCTGCTTGTACTCTTCATAACTCTGGTTTCTGCAGACTGTGTGCATGTTTCAAATCTTATTCTGAATGATTTTCCTATGTTATCGCATTTTACAGTTTGTGCTGATTTGGTACGTGGTGCCAAGGATAAAAGACTCCGGGTTAAGGGACCAGTGAGGATGCCTACCAAGGTTCTTCACATCACCACTAGAAAGTCTCCCTGTGGAGAAGGTATTATTCTTTGCATTTTGTATAGTCATACATAGTAGCATAGACTTAAGTATATGCTGATATATCTCTATTAGTTTGGAGCCTTATAGTGCCATACTCTATTATTCTAATGGAATATAACTTTGCTGTTATTATTTTGATCGCCAGGTACCAACACATGGGACAGGTTTGAGCTCCGTGTTCACAAGCGAGTGATTGACCTATTCAGTTCCCCAGAAGTTGTAAAGCAGATCACGTCTATCACCATTGAACCTGGGGTAGAGGTCGAGGTTACAATTGCTGATTCTTAAAACTTCAGCAAGCttagttttaattttggttTGTGCTTCCAGTGATGGCTGTTTGGGAGTTTTTCTTTCCAGCCTCCAAACTGTGCCCTTAAACATTGTAGACTGTGTACTCTATTATGAGTTTtggtattatattttcaaagttAAGAAAGACATGATGTGACAACGAGAATTTTGCGAATTCATGTGGTGTAATTTTCCCGCATTCAATTAAAGTGTCTGGTATTATGGTGGTATCCTGTTTACATCTGAATGTCACTTTATTGTTTCATTGTGGGTGTTATAATGCTACTATGGGTAGAAGTATTGCATATGAAGTTTGGATGGTTTCCTATTTACATCTGTGACAGTAAAGTCTCAAGCTTCAAGTACTTTGCTTGGATGTGATTTTACTCTGAAAACATGTTCTTCCCCTGTGCAGTTATCTACTTTGATGATCCAGCGACCTCTCTTCTGTGTCGTGGGACTATTAACCATCTTTTTCTTGGCTCTTATTCTGGTCAGCAACAATCCTTCTCCAATAGGCAACAGATGAGTATGTAAGCTGCTGCTCCTCCAAGATTGTTTGCAGAATGTATTGTAGCCCAAGACAATTGCGTCCTTGTACCTTGAAACTCCCTGCACTGATCTGAGAATGCCATTGTGATTCTTGAGGTTGCAATCGATGGCCAGAAAATCTGCCTGTTTGTAGTGATTCAGCAGCAGGTTCTGAGCATCCCCATTAACAAACTCAACACTGTTTCCTTGATTAGTGCTTGGAATCAGTTCAGAGACATGTGGCTCTTCTTGCCCAGCTTGGAGTATGCAAAGAACGCGGCCTCTGGTTTGTTGAGCTGCTGCTGCCAATGCTTGCATGGTGGGGTCTGCTGCACTGGTGCACACGACGACCATGAACTGTGAGTTGTTCCCTGCCGCTAGTGCTGAAATGAACTCTGCCCCATTTAGCCCTTTTGTGCGCTCTCCCTGCATCGAACCCTAGAAAGTAAGACAGATGATATAGAGATAACTAAACTATGCACTTGCCTTGATACATCAATCCATTCCTGAGAGTCTGATACTCACCATTTTCATGGTTCTGATATATGCTTTGGCAGTATTTTCAGCAGACCAGAAACCCATCTTGTTTTTGATGTTTCACTTCCCTTTTCTTTCAATCTTTGTGCAGACCAGAGAGATGCCTCAAATGCAGGCATTGAATGCTCGACTGCTTGAGCAATGTGCTTTTATACAAGCATGTTTTGCAGAGAATTCATTTGAGaaaatagaataatgaagatGCTTTGATGTGCAGGCTTGCAGCACTGGCTCTTCAAATTTATTTAAGGCAATAGAAGCCTCTCTCATAAGCAACAGTTTGCAATGTTGTATTCTGTCTTTTTTCCTATTTCTCTCCTACCTAC from Ipomoea triloba cultivar NCNSP0323 chromosome 12, ASM357664v1 encodes the following:
- the LOC115998356 gene encoding 40S ribosomal protein S20-2-like, whose translation is MAYQAVKSTKPGLEEPQEQVHKIRITLSSKNVKNLEKVCADLVRGAKDKRLRVKGPVRMPTKVLHITTRKSPCGEGTNTWDRFELRVHKRVIDLFSSPEVVKQITSITIEPGVEVEVTIADS
- the LOC115999594 gene encoding uncharacterized protein LOC115999594 — its product is MGFWSAENTAKAYIRTMKMGSMQGERTKGLNGAEFISALAAGNNSQFMVVVCTSAADPTMQALAAAAQQTRGRVLCILQAGQEEPHVSELIPSTNQGNSVEFVNGDAQNLLLNHYKQADFLAIDCNLKNHNGILRSVQGVSRYKDAIVLGYNTFCKQSWRSSSLHTHLLPIGEGLLLTRIRAKKKMVNSPTTQKRGRWIIKVDNCTGEEHVFRVKSHPSKVLEA